A single window of Synechococcus sp. CBW1004 DNA harbors:
- the hsdR gene encoding type I restriction-modification system endonuclease — protein sequence MSANFRHLRPYDAQLFRLGALAERYFPDDPNTALLKLRQLGELLAQQTASRFGMELRVEETQQQLVQRLTFEGVLDREVADLFHEVRRRGNKANHELQGDHASALKTLRFAWQLGVWFHRTFSDPDFRSGPFQPPQPPDDGDQALQAELAELRQALTAYQASEGLASEQLAQTEAQLRQALQEQQEWEQLAAAVEADKAALAARLAALQAAASREDPAVLTARRQASRRAAERLELSEAETRDLIDTQLRQAGWEADSQRLRYSQGARPEKHRNLAIAEWPTRSGPADYVLFAGLTPLAAVEAKRANRDVAGVLPQAQRYCRDLAAGEELALQPGGWGEEGEFRLPFAFATNGRPFLRQLQTCSGIWFRDLRRSTNLPVPLEGWYSPEGLRQLARQDIHSAEEKLRREAFSFGFQLRPYQRRAIEAVEAAIAAQQREILLACATGTGKTRTAVALIYRALKTGRFRRVLFLVDREELGIQAGDAFKETKVESTQRFAEIFGIKQLGERMLESDTRVHIATVQAMAQRLLLGDEEGRPTVDSYDLIVVDECHRGYLLDRELSDRELRFRDFNDYVSKYRRVLEMFDAVKVALTATPALHTVQIFGHPVFVYSYREAVVDGYLVDHEPPIRIRTKLSSEGIVWQAGEEVATIDPRSGQLDLFTTPDALHFEVEAFNRQVITEAFNRVVCEFLADELDPFSPFKTLIFCVSDKHADLVVLLLKEAFAKRYGSVPDEAVAKITGSSDKPAQLIRRFKNESFPNVAVTVDLLTTGVDVPAIGNIVFLRRVNSRILYDQMIGRATRLCEAIGKDSFRIFDAVGLYEALQDFTDMKPVVVNPKIPFSQLLEELQSTEGEEWQLVREQLIAKLRRKQRHLSETAEARFRLLSGEEPEAFISRLQGLPEGEARGWLASIEGLGELLDAQWEVRADPQFLSEHDDELRAIERGYGEAKRPEDYLQGFSAFVRDPGNHLPALTTVLTKPWELSRRDLRELKLALDQRGYSETTLATAWRETTNQEMAASIMGWIRQAALGDPLMPYEQRVERALQRILASRSWSKPQRDWLQRIANQTKAITIVDREALDDDALLFRREGGGWPRLNRVFGGELEGVLQEFQRQVWAA from the coding sequence ATGAGCGCCAACTTCCGCCACCTGCGCCCCTATGACGCCCAGCTGTTCCGGCTGGGGGCGCTGGCGGAGCGCTATTTCCCGGACGATCCGAACACGGCTCTGCTCAAGCTGCGGCAGCTGGGTGAGTTGCTGGCGCAGCAGACGGCCAGCCGCTTCGGGATGGAGCTGCGGGTCGAGGAGACCCAGCAGCAGCTGGTGCAGCGCCTGACGTTCGAGGGCGTGCTCGACCGGGAGGTGGCGGACCTGTTCCACGAGGTGCGCCGCCGGGGCAACAAGGCCAACCACGAGCTCCAGGGCGACCACGCCTCAGCGCTGAAGACCCTGCGCTTCGCCTGGCAGCTGGGGGTGTGGTTCCACCGCACCTTCTCCGATCCGGACTTCCGCAGCGGACCGTTTCAACCGCCGCAGCCGCCTGACGATGGCGATCAGGCGCTGCAGGCGGAGCTGGCCGAGCTGCGCCAGGCGCTGACGGCTTATCAGGCCTCGGAAGGTCTGGCCAGTGAGCAGCTGGCCCAGACGGAAGCCCAGCTGCGCCAGGCGTTGCAGGAGCAGCAGGAGTGGGAGCAGCTCGCTGCGGCGGTGGAAGCCGACAAGGCGGCCTTGGCGGCCCGGTTGGCGGCGCTGCAGGCCGCCGCAAGCCGCGAGGATCCGGCCGTGTTGACGGCCCGGCGGCAGGCCTCGCGGCGTGCGGCCGAACGACTCGAGTTGAGCGAAGCCGAAACAAGGGATCTGATCGATACCCAGCTGCGCCAGGCCGGCTGGGAAGCCGACAGCCAACGGCTGCGCTACAGCCAGGGCGCCCGGCCCGAGAAGCACCGCAACCTGGCGATCGCCGAATGGCCCACCCGCAGCGGCCCGGCCGACTACGTGCTGTTCGCCGGGCTGACGCCCCTGGCGGCGGTGGAAGCGAAGCGCGCCAACCGCGATGTGGCCGGCGTGCTGCCCCAGGCCCAGCGCTACTGCCGCGATCTGGCGGCCGGCGAGGAGCTGGCGCTGCAGCCCGGGGGCTGGGGGGAGGAGGGGGAGTTCCGCCTGCCCTTCGCCTTCGCCACCAACGGCCGCCCCTTCCTGCGCCAGCTGCAGACCTGCAGTGGCATCTGGTTCCGCGATCTGCGCCGCAGCACCAACCTGCCGGTTCCCCTGGAGGGCTGGTATTCGCCGGAAGGGCTGCGCCAGCTGGCCCGGCAGGACATCCACAGCGCCGAGGAGAAGCTGCGCCGCGAGGCGTTCAGCTTCGGGTTTCAGTTGCGGCCCTATCAACGCCGGGCGATCGAAGCGGTGGAGGCGGCGATCGCGGCGCAGCAGCGGGAGATCCTGCTGGCCTGCGCCACCGGCACCGGCAAAACCAGGACCGCCGTGGCCCTGATCTACCGGGCACTCAAGACCGGCCGCTTCCGGCGGGTGCTGTTCCTGGTGGATCGGGAGGAGCTCGGCATCCAGGCCGGCGATGCCTTCAAGGAGACGAAGGTGGAGAGCACCCAGCGTTTCGCTGAGATCTTCGGCATCAAGCAGCTGGGCGAGCGGATGCTGGAGAGCGACACGCGCGTGCACATCGCCACCGTGCAGGCGATGGCGCAGCGGCTGTTGCTGGGGGATGAGGAGGGACGCCCCACGGTGGACAGCTACGACCTGATCGTGGTGGATGAATGCCACCGCGGCTATCTGCTGGATCGGGAGCTGAGCGATCGCGAGCTGCGCTTCCGCGATTTCAACGACTACGTGTCGAAGTACCGGCGGGTGCTGGAGATGTTTGATGCCGTGAAGGTGGCGCTCACCGCCACCCCGGCGCTGCACACGGTGCAGATCTTCGGCCATCCGGTGTTTGTGTACAGCTACCGCGAGGCGGTGGTGGATGGCTACCTGGTGGATCATGAACCACCGATTCGCATCCGCACGAAGCTGAGCAGCGAAGGGATCGTCTGGCAGGCCGGCGAGGAGGTGGCCACGATCGATCCCCGCAGCGGCCAGCTCGATCTGTTCACCACCCCGGATGCGCTGCATTTCGAGGTGGAGGCCTTCAACCGCCAGGTGATCACCGAAGCCTTCAACCGGGTGGTGTGTGAGTTTCTGGCCGATGAACTCGATCCATTTTCGCCCTTCAAAACCCTGATCTTCTGCGTCAGCGACAAGCACGCCGATCTGGTGGTGCTGCTGCTCAAGGAGGCGTTTGCGAAGCGCTATGGCAGCGTGCCGGATGAGGCGGTGGCGAAGATCACCGGCAGCAGCGACAAGCCGGCGCAGCTGATCCGGCGCTTCAAGAATGAAAGCTTCCCCAATGTGGCCGTCACCGTGGATCTGCTCACCACGGGCGTGGATGTGCCGGCGATCGGCAACATCGTGTTTCTGCGGCGCGTGAACAGCCGCATCCTTTACGACCAGATGATCGGCCGCGCCACCCGCCTGTGCGAGGCGATCGGCAAGGACAGCTTCCGCATCTTCGACGCGGTGGGCCTGTACGAGGCGCTGCAGGACTTCACCGACATGAAGCCGGTGGTGGTGAACCCCAAGATCCCCTTCTCCCAGCTGCTGGAGGAGCTGCAGAGCACCGAGGGGGAGGAGTGGCAGCTGGTGCGCGAGCAGCTGATCGCCAAGCTGCGGCGCAAGCAGCGGCATCTCAGCGAAACCGCCGAGGCCCGTTTCCGCTTGCTGAGCGGCGAGGAACCCGAGGCCTTCATCAGCCGCCTGCAGGGGCTGCCGGAGGGGGAGGCCAGAGGCTGGCTGGCGAGCATCGAGGGGCTGGGTGAGCTGCTCGATGCCCAGTGGGAGGTGCGCGCCGATCCGCAGTTCCTCTCCGAACACGACGACGAACTGCGCGCCATCGAACGGGGTTACGGCGAGGCGAAGCGTCCGGAGGACTACCTGCAGGGCTTCAGCGCCTTCGTGCGCGACCCGGGCAACCACCTGCCCGCCCTCACCACGGTGCTGACGAAACCCTGGGAGCTGAGCCGCAGGGATCTGCGCGAGCTGAAGCTGGCGCTGGATCAGCGGGGCTACAGCGAAACCACGTTGGCCACCGCCTGGCGTGAAACCACCAACCAGGAGATGGCCGCCTCGATCATGGGCTGGATCCGTCAGGCGGCCCTGGGCGATCCGCTGATGCCCTACGAGCAGCGGGTGGAGCGGGCCCTGCAGCGGATCCTGGCCTCGCGCAGCTGGAGCAAGCCGCAGCGCGACTGGCTGCAGCGCATCGCCAACCAAACGAAGGCGATCACGATCGTGGATCGCGAAGCGCTGGACGACGACGCCCTGCTGTTCCGGCGCGAGGGGGGCGGTTGGCCGCGGCTGAACCGGGTGTTCGGCGGCGAGCTGGAGGGGGTGCTGCAGGAGTTTCAGCGCCAGGTGTGGGCGGCGTGA
- a CDS encoding HigA family addiction module antitoxin: protein MTRAANQESRINAIVKGRRAITADTDLRLCRFFGFSEGFWLRMQTSHDLKLAKQALANVLPAIEPLQST from the coding sequence ATGACGAGGGCGGCGAACCAGGAGAGCCGCATCAACGCGATCGTGAAGGGGCGGCGCGCGATCACCGCCGACACCGATCTGCGCCTCTGCCGTTTCTTTGGCTTCAGCGAGGGGTTCTGGCTGCGGATGCAGACCAGCCACGACCTGAAGCTGGCGAAGCAGGCCCTGGCAAACGTGCTCCCAGCGATCGAGCCGCTCCAGTCCACCTGA
- a CDS encoding antitoxin: protein MRAKLFRNGRSQAVRLPAEFRFEGTEVEVYRDPESGAVVLTPVRPSASDLLQLRDALLQEPGFREELDAFFEGLHDTSPVEPVDFP, encoded by the coding sequence ATGCGCGCCAAGCTGTTTCGCAACGGCCGCAGCCAGGCGGTGCGCCTGCCGGCCGAATTCCGTTTTGAGGGAACGGAGGTGGAGGTGTATCGCGATCCCGAGAGCGGCGCGGTGGTGCTCACGCCGGTGCGGCCGTCGGCCAGCGATTTGCTGCAGCTGAGGGATGCGTTGCTGCAGGAGCCTGGCTTCCGAGAGGAGCTGGATGCCTTCTTCGAGGGATTGCACGACACCAGTCCTGTCGAACCGGTGGACTTTCCCTGA
- a CDS encoding type II toxin-antitoxin system VapC family toxin encodes MSAAEGRLMLDANAVSAFLNRLSPRLDGWVREQRCCLSAIVVAEIRYGLEKRPAATRLRALAEATLETLEILPWTDDCARIYGRLRADLEREGKPFAVMDLLIASHALSEGCTLVTADRAFANVPELQLEAW; translated from the coding sequence ATGTCTGCGGCAGAGGGGAGGCTGATGCTCGATGCCAACGCCGTGAGCGCCTTTCTCAACCGGCTCTCGCCACGCCTGGATGGCTGGGTGCGTGAACAGCGCTGTTGTCTGTCGGCGATTGTGGTGGCCGAGATCCGCTACGGGCTGGAGAAGCGGCCGGCGGCTACTCGGTTGCGCGCGCTGGCGGAGGCCACTCTTGAAACCCTGGAGATCCTGCCCTGGACGGACGACTGCGCCAGAATCTACGGGCGGCTGCGCGCCGATCTCGAACGGGAGGGCAAGCCATTTGCGGTGATGGATCTGCTGATCGCCAGCCATGCCCTGAGCGAAGGCTGCACCCTGGTGACCGCGGATCGGGCCTTCGCCAACGTGCCCGAGCTGCAGCTGGAGGCCTGGTGA
- a CDS encoding type II toxin-antitoxin system HicB family antitoxin: MKAGQLMRTYSAVIERCSETGLLVGHVPGFPGAHSQGATLDELQANLQEVIAMLLEDGEPNLESDFVGLQQIVVPA, translated from the coding sequence ATGAAGGCCGGCCAGCTCATGCGCACGTACTCGGCTGTGATCGAACGCTGCAGCGAGACCGGTCTGCTTGTGGGTCATGTGCCTGGCTTCCCCGGTGCTCACAGCCAGGGGGCGACGCTCGATGAGCTGCAGGCCAACCTCCAGGAGGTGATCGCCATGCTGCTGGAGGACGGCGAGCCGAACCTGGAGAGCGACTTCGTCGGCCTGCAGCAGATTGTGGTTCCGGCCTGA
- a CDS encoding type II toxin-antitoxin system HicA family toxin, with the protein MGSTPVLKPSEVVDILRTLGFELVRQRGSHLQFRDARGRGTTVPAHQGRDIAPPLLRQIAKDIGMTVEEFLRHR; encoded by the coding sequence GTGGGCTCCACACCGGTTCTCAAGCCCTCGGAGGTGGTCGACATCCTGCGGACACTGGGTTTCGAGCTTGTCCGTCAACGCGGATCGCATCTGCAGTTCCGCGATGCCCGTGGGCGCGGCACCACTGTTCCAGCCCATCAGGGTCGCGACATCGCCCCACCGCTGCTTCGTCAGATCGCCAAGGACATCGGCATGACCGTGGAGGAGTTCCTCCGCCACCGTTGA
- a CDS encoding N-6 DNA methylase, with product MTRTSLHSGTHDRLTHDIVAKLWNLCNVLKDDGVTYHQYVTELTYLLFLKMAKETGQEQGIPEEWRWDELEKRDGTQQLNQYKLLLLELGSSESGSSPLVQEIYANASSFIKKPVTLNRLVSEIEKLDWYSAREEGLGDLYEGLLQKNAEEKKSGAGQYFTPRPLIDSMVAVMQPTLEDVIQDPAGGTGGFPIAALHWIRDHYDISQLDEKQQKNFYEGTFYGMEHVQDTHRLALMNLMLHGLDSRPGQCGIWYGDTLSSDGLLLPPASLILTNPPFGTKKGGGLPSRDDFTFPTSNKQFCFLQHIIRALKPGGRAAVVLPDNVLFEGNVGKQIRADLMDKCNLHTILRLPTGIFYAQGVKTNVLFFTRGPVHHDQAERGNTDRGQTQQVWVYDLRANMPAFGKRTPLTREHFAAFEEAYGPDPLGLAPRTATGPEGRWQCFSREEIASRGDSLDLAWLKDDSAEDASELPEPSELARDAMGELEGALDDLRAILAELGEELEELV from the coding sequence ATGACCCGCACCAGCCTCCACAGCGGCACCCACGACAGGCTGACCCACGACATCGTCGCCAAGCTCTGGAACCTTTGCAATGTGCTGAAGGATGACGGGGTGACCTATCACCAGTACGTGACGGAGCTCACCTATCTGCTGTTCCTGAAGATGGCCAAGGAGACGGGCCAGGAGCAGGGGATTCCCGAGGAGTGGCGCTGGGACGAGCTGGAGAAACGCGATGGCACCCAGCAGCTGAATCAGTACAAGCTGCTGCTGCTGGAGCTGGGCAGCAGCGAAAGCGGCAGCTCACCGCTGGTGCAGGAGATCTACGCCAATGCCAGCTCGTTCATCAAGAAGCCGGTGACGCTCAACAGGCTGGTGAGCGAGATCGAGAAGCTGGATTGGTACAGCGCCCGCGAGGAGGGATTGGGGGATCTGTATGAGGGCCTGCTGCAGAAGAACGCCGAGGAAAAGAAATCGGGTGCCGGCCAGTATTTCACCCCACGGCCACTGATCGACTCGATGGTGGCGGTGATGCAACCAACCCTGGAGGATGTGATCCAGGATCCGGCGGGGGGAACCGGTGGCTTCCCGATCGCGGCGCTGCACTGGATCCGCGACCACTACGACATCAGCCAGCTGGATGAGAAGCAGCAGAAAAATTTCTACGAGGGCACGTTTTATGGCATGGAGCACGTGCAGGACACGCATCGGCTGGCGCTGATGAACCTGATGCTGCATGGCCTGGATTCGCGGCCGGGGCAATGCGGCATCTGGTATGGCGACACCCTCAGCAGCGATGGGCTGCTGCTGCCGCCGGCCTCCTTGATTCTCACCAATCCCCCCTTCGGCACCAAGAAGGGCGGCGGCCTGCCGAGCCGCGATGATTTCACCTTTCCCACCAGCAACAAGCAGTTCTGCTTCCTGCAGCACATCATCCGGGCCTTGAAACCGGGTGGGAGAGCGGCGGTGGTGCTGCCCGACAACGTGCTGTTCGAAGGCAACGTGGGCAAGCAGATCCGGGCCGACCTGATGGACAAGTGCAACCTGCACACGATCCTGCGGCTGCCCACCGGCATCTTCTACGCCCAGGGCGTGAAGACCAATGTGCTGTTCTTCACGCGGGGCCCTGTTCATCACGATCAGGCGGAGAGGGGCAACACGGATCGAGGTCAAACACAACAAGTCTGGGTGTATGACCTGCGGGCCAACATGCCGGCCTTCGGCAAGCGCACGCCGCTCACCCGCGAGCACTTTGCGGCGTTCGAGGAGGCCTATGGGCCGGATCCGCTGGGCCTGGCGCCGCGGACAGCCACCGGACCCGAAGGCCGCTGGCAGTGCTTCAGCCGCGAGGAGATCGCATCGCGCGGCGACAGCCTCGATCTGGCCTGGCTGAAGGACGACTCCGCCGAAGACGCCTCCGAATTGCCGGAACCATCCGAACTGGCCCGCGACGCCATGGGCGAACTGGAAGGCGCCCTCGATGATCTGCGGGCGATCCTGGCGGAACTGGGGGAAGAGCTGGAGGAGTTGGTGTGA
- a CDS encoding IS5 family transposase: MYRKHHNRQLSIEAFHLPFGGTLDPDNRWVIFSSLMPWEELEETYAPQFSPTTGAPAKSVRLAFGALFIKQRLGLSDEETVEQIRENAYMQYFLGFAGYTSKSPFDPSMMVHFRKRFSEDDLKRINELIAERGKAMVIEAVSSRQDDDHPDDPSVDAGTQISIDDFVKPADWPEDKNWGTLTIDASCTPADITYPTDLKLLNEARESTERIIDDLRSQHPDLRKHKPRYDRGRARAAFLNVAKQKKPRRRKTKAAIRRQLDYLQRNLDVIDALIASGASLSGLKTHWWQKLLVISELHRQQTILLYSKTRSMPDRIVNLIQRHVRPIARGKARAAFEFGAKISVSVRNGFAFLHRISWDPYNESEDLISQAKKYKREHGCYPERICADRIYINTKNRNFCTRNNIRLSGKRLGRPPKDPGVNAVHKQQLSADQRKRNEVEGVFGSGKRKYSLQLIMARLPQGAETTISMAFLVMCAEKILRLLRLFFVAIYSWFLCVTTSWLALGGAKKHLPV, encoded by the coding sequence ATGTACCGGAAACACCATAACAGGCAGCTTTCAATCGAGGCGTTCCATCTCCCTTTTGGCGGAACATTGGACCCGGACAACCGCTGGGTGATCTTCTCCTCTCTGATGCCATGGGAAGAGCTGGAAGAAACGTATGCCCCTCAGTTCAGCCCCACGACTGGTGCCCCCGCGAAGTCTGTGAGATTGGCATTTGGTGCGCTGTTCATTAAGCAGCGCCTTGGCTTGAGCGATGAGGAAACCGTCGAGCAGATCCGAGAAAATGCATACATGCAGTATTTTTTGGGTTTTGCCGGCTACACCAGTAAATCACCATTCGACCCGTCGATGATGGTGCATTTCCGCAAGCGTTTCTCAGAGGATGACCTCAAGCGGATCAACGAACTGATTGCAGAACGCGGTAAGGCCATGGTGATCGAGGCTGTGTCGTCACGGCAAGATGACGACCACCCCGACGATCCAAGTGTTGATGCTGGAACCCAGATCTCCATTGACGATTTCGTGAAGCCAGCAGATTGGCCCGAGGACAAGAACTGGGGAACATTGACCATCGATGCCTCTTGCACGCCAGCCGACATCACCTATCCCACTGATCTGAAGCTACTCAATGAGGCGAGGGAGTCAACCGAACGAATCATTGATGATCTGCGCAGTCAGCACCCAGATCTGCGTAAGCATAAGCCTCGATATGATCGAGGCAGGGCGCGTGCTGCTTTCCTCAATGTCGCCAAGCAGAAAAAGCCACGTCGTCGCAAAACAAAAGCCGCAATACGCCGCCAGCTCGACTACCTGCAGCGCAATCTTGATGTCATCGATGCCCTGATCGCCTCTGGCGCAAGCCTTTCGGGTCTCAAGACGCATTGGTGGCAGAAGCTTCTCGTGATCAGTGAGCTGCACCGACAGCAGACGATCTTGCTGTACTCCAAGACACGCAGCATGCCCGACCGCATCGTCAACTTGATTCAGCGACATGTTCGCCCCATTGCTCGTGGCAAAGCAAGAGCCGCTTTTGAGTTTGGTGCCAAAATTAGTGTTTCCGTGCGCAATGGCTTTGCCTTCCTTCACAGGATCAGCTGGGATCCGTACAATGAGTCCGAAGACTTGATTTCACAAGCCAAGAAGTACAAGCGAGAGCATGGCTGCTACCCTGAGCGCATCTGCGCCGATCGCATCTACATCAACACTAAGAATCGAAACTTCTGTACGAGGAATAATATCCGACTATCTGGCAAACGACTTGGGAGGCCACCGAAGGATCCAGGAGTCAACGCTGTGCACAAGCAGCAGCTCAGCGCTGACCAGCGCAAGCGAAACGAGGTTGAGGGTGTCTTTGGTTCAGGGAAGCGCAAGTATTCACTTCAGTTGATCATGGCTCGCCTGCCTCAGGGTGCAGAAACGACGATCTCGATGGCATTCCTGGTGATGTGTGCCGAGAAGATCCTGAGGCTCCTCCGCCTCTTTTTTGTCGCGATTTATTCCTGGTTTTTGTGCGTTACAACGTCTTGGCTGGCTCTTGGTGGCGCCAAGAAGCATTTGCCAGTTTGA